CATTCACCCATTCCTCCATCTCACCCATTCCTCCATCTCACACATTCCTCCATCTAACCCATTCCTTCATCTCATGCATTCCTCCATCTCACACATTCCTCTATCTCACCCATTCCTCCATCTCACCCATTCCTCCATCTCATCCATTCCTTCATCTCACCCATTCATCCATCTCACCCATCCCTTCATCTCACCCATTCCTCCATCTCACCCATTCCTCCATCTCACCCATTCCTCCATCGCACCCATTCCTTCATCTCACCCAATCCTCCATCTCACCCATTCCTCCATCTCATCCATTCCTCCATCTCACCCATTCCTCCATCTCACCCATTCCTCCATCTCACCCATCCCTCTATCTCACCCATTCTTCCTTCTCTGCCATCCCTCCATCTCACCCATTCCTCCATCTCACCCATTCCTCCATCTCACCCATCCCTCTATCTCACCCATTCTTCCTTCTCTGCCATCCCTCCATCTCAACCATTCCTTCATCTCACCCAATCCTCCATCTCATCTATTCCTCCATCTCACCCATCCCTCTATCTCACCCATTCTTCCTTCTCTGCCATCCCTCCATCTCACCCATTCCTCCATCTCACCCATTTCTCCATCTCATCCATTCCTCCATCTCACCCATTCCTCCATCTCACCCATTCCTCCATCTCATCCATTCCTCCATCTCACCCATCCCTCTATCTCGCCCATTCTTCCTTCTCTGCCATCCCTCCATCTCACCCATTCCTCCATCTCACCCATTCCTCCATCTCATCCATTCCTCCATCTCACCCATTCCTCCATCTCACCCATTCCTCCATCTCACCCATCCCTCTATGTCACCCATAGGTCTATCTCACCCATTCCTCCATCTCACCCATTTCTTCATCTCACCCATTCCTCCATCTCACCCATTCCTCCATCTCACCCATTCCTCTATCTCACCTATTTCTCTATCTCACCTATTCCTCTATCTCACCCATTCCTCCATCTCACCCGTTCCTTCATTTCACCCATTCCTCCATCTCACCTATTTCTCTATCTCACCTATTCCTCTATCTCACCCATTCCTCCATCTCACCCATTTCTTCATCTCACCCATTCCTCCATTTCATCCATTCCTCCATCTCCCCCATTCCTCCATCTCACCCATTCCTTCATCTCATCCATTCCTCCTTCTCTCCCATCCCTCCATATCTTAGTTCCTAGAGTTACTCTCGTACTATCAGCCATGTGGTACTaacatattaatattttataccaACCTTAGTCCATATTTCATACTCTGACACAGAAGTCATAATATCTTACCTCCTTAGTAAGACCCATCTCTTTATAGAAGGGAAGCAGCAGTGCCAGAAGTACAGGAGTGGCTATCATAATGATTGTTGAGCGAAACCACCATATTTCCTTGAGTATAGCTGGAGCCATTGCCTCCTCTTTAAGGTTTTACTATCAGATCGATCTGAGAACATGTGAAGTATTCAATATGTCAACTTGCTGGGGGTGAAACAAATCTGCCTTAAGAGACATGAACGCAGTAAAGTAAATTGTTCGAGTCCGGTCAATTAACCGGAAAACTATTTTGATGATACATGTTTGGTTTGAACTATGATTTGAGTGTGAGTGGAGTATTCTTGGCTGATTCAGAGAGAATATTAGCTTCACTAGTAGTACTTTTGTAACTGTATTTTGGCTTGTCTTCAAATAACTAACCCTCTATTACTGGAACAGGACGGAACAACATTTTACAATAGTTGGCAATCCCATAGAATGACGGGTTATCAAAAGAATAGACTTGCTAAAAGCTGGTAagttttgttattactaatGTAAAAGTTGCTACAAGTAAATTAAGATTGGAGGCTCTACAATAGGGCAGTAACAAGGTGAAGAAGTTGGTAGTAAAGATCATTTTCTACTAACCAGTTGTGTTCATGATAATCATCTGATAGCTAGGAGACCGCTGTAAAAGGAGTAGTCTGTGTTTCAATCAGTTTAACTATTATCACTCAAAGTCACATCACTTTTGAGTAACTAAGACTATCATATGTCATagaatgataataaaatacatgtataggaGGCTGTCGAAGGTGAATAGGGGAGCTAACTAGATGTCTATAGTTGGTCATGTAGAAGCAGCAGATGATTTCTTAAAATCACAGGTGTTGGCAAATTCTTTTCACACTGAAAATATTACCCTCAAGAGCTTTTATTCTCCCCCCCCCCCTTAGTTACTATGATTCTTTAACCGTATCATTATATTAAAGCCCAAAATGGTTTTGTTCCAAAATACAGTACTTGCACACTTGTATATGCCTAAAATACATATCCTGAATGTAGGCCCTATAACTTTTCTGTCAAGCTTATACATTCAAATTCTACTTTCAACTAGCAAAGATGGTGTAGCAAACTATTTGATCAGGAAATATGGTGTGGCTAGGGCTGTGAACAGAGCTTTACATCATGTGCTTTTAAAAGTTattgagtttaaaaaaaatctggTTGACACACTTCCAAGAAACAGTAGCATGTATTAGTAGGTTAAGAGATATGCAGTTGCTTTCATATAATATGCTTGCGTACAAGAACCATAATTTGATGATTGTATAGAATTACAATAAAACATGATATTCAGTGTCTCTAAACCTAATATAGCCTATTGAAAGTTTAAACTTGACAAAGTGCCAGTAGCTACAGGCTGTATAACTCCCTACAAATGTAATGACAAAATTTAACTTTTCTCTTGCTTCAGCCTTTTGTAATGTAGACATTCTACTTGTACTAAAAGTTACTTTTTCtcattttcattaaaattgaTCAATTCTGGCTGAGACTTCCGCTAAATAACAAAACCTGGTTTAATGTATAATTTTACTTAGTATGTTGTTTATGTATAATCACCAAACCTAACACGGCCTGTAAAGCCATGACATACAGCAGGTATAATACAAAAGTTTTATCATGACTCTCAGGGCTCTTTGTACTCACTATCTGGCATTATAATCTGATAACCCTACATTTGAGCAATCTCTGTGTTTGCTCCTGATTACAACAAGTTAATTATCCCTACGTTAAACATTTCAATACATCGATTGTGATGCGTTGTTTTCAAATGACAATAAAATTTGGTATAATATTATTGTATGCTGTACAATCTCCtacatgaaaaaagtttttattttcatctaacAGAATGCGTTCTACTTAGCATTATTTGTAACAAGCCCTATAAACAAACATAAAGTCATTCAAAAACcaaaaatcattttcatgtctCTTGCAAAGTTGTACAACTGAAGCAGTTGTAGGTTTGCAAAGCTATCTACAAACAGTGTTGTTAGTTTGCTTGGCATAACCAAGTACTCTGAAAAAACCACTTTTTCTGACCAAAGGGTCTGTTCCCTGAATAGTTCTTAATAAATGGCCATAGTCACACCATCTTTCCTCAGCTCCATCTTTTTAATTAGAGCCCCTGACAGAACAATTTTGTAACCACAGGCCTAACCCTTTTATTCCTTCATCTCTCCTATTCCTCTATCTTTCCTATTCCTCCATCTCTCCCATCCCTCCGTCTCTCCTATCCCTTCATCTCATTTATCTCTCCATCTCTTTCATGCCTCTATCTCTCCCATCTCTTTACCTCTAGTTGTTCTATTCTTCCAGCTCTCCCATTGTACTGCATATTCTAATTAAAGTCTCACATGATACCATAAAGGTTTTGACTAAACAGCTTTTCTGATCAATGATCTTGATTACGGAATATTAACCTTCACCTTCGACCAACCAACTTTCtttaacaaaactttaaaaacatcGACTTCTTTTTTAGCCTTCAAAATAAACCATCTTTTCCAGCTGACTCTAATCCTCCCATATTAGTTCACTAAAGACTCTGACTGCAAAATCTTTCTTCATCAAAGGAAACAATCACACTATCACTTCTTACCAATAGCGTTAACTCCGCCACCACTTTTGATCAGTATCATAAGTAAgatatcttcaaaataatcATGATGAAGTTGTTTTTAACAAGACAACTGGGCAGGAACCTCTATAAGCACTGCATTGTCTGTTGATGGAAGATTCAGACAATCTGTTAATTCTCTATAATATTTGATAAGTAACTTACCTCTGGTTATTACACAAAAGAGACAATGGTATAAAAGCATCAATTTCGACTATGATTTATCACAAGTATATTGGATCTCATGAGACAGGAAAGGTCAGCCGCTAAGCTGTTATCAGCCCGTTTAGATAATACCAAGGGAGATAAAATTCCTTGCACACAAGTTTTCATTGCTTTCTTGTCACTATGTAGCTTCAAGTGATGCATTCTAAGCAATTTTGCTCATACTTCCTATCAGATCTCACTCATCCACTAATCTTGTATACCGCGACTGATTATATGTAGCTCAACTATCCCTCAAAGTTCAACTCATCCCTCAACATGCTCAACATGCTCAGCATGCTCGCATGCACACTCGTACACATCCACACACTCGCATGCACACTTGTACACATCCACAAACTCGCATGCACACTCGTACACATCCACACACTCGCATGCACACTCGTACACATCCACACACTCGCATGCACACTCGTACACATCCACAAACTCGCATGCACACTTGTACACATCCACACACTCGCATGCACACTTGTACACATTCACAAACTCGCATGCACACTTGTACACATTCACACACTCGCATGCACACTTGTACACATCCACACACTCGCATGCACACTCGTACACATCCACACACCCGCATGCACACTTGTACACATCCACACACTCACATGCACACTCGTACACATCCACACACTCGCATGCACACTCGTACACATCCACACACTCGCATGCACATTTGTACACATCCACACACTCGCATGCACACTTGTACACATCCACACACTCGCATGCACACTTGTACACATCCACACACCCGCATGCACACTTGTACACATCCACACACTTGCATGCACACTCGTACACATTCACACACTCGCATGCACACTTGTACACATCCACACACTCGCATGCACACTTGTACACATCCACACACTCGCATGCACACTTGTACACATCCACACACCCGCATGCACACTTGTACACATCCACAAACTCGCATGCACACTTGTACACATCCACACACTCGCATGCACACTTGTACACAtccacacacacgcatgcacacttGTACACAtccacacatgcacacacacccGCCCACACCTGCAACCACATGCACACCCacccacatacacacacatacactcGTATGCACACTTGCATGCACACTCGCATGCACACATACTTGTACACATGCATGTGCACACacccacatgcacacacatgcacaaacagacgcacacacacacacacacacacacacacatacgcacacacacacgcacacacgcacgcacacacacacacgcacacacacacgcacgcacacgcacacacacacatacgcacacgcCTACACACAATGACACAGTGAGGTTCATTGATACAAATATCCACTTGAATCAGAGGCTTAAGCATTAAGTGTTAccatttatttttgaaattctATTCTATATTTCAAATGAATAGATACCAACACAACTTTGCATTAAAGCAGGTTGGCTGCCATTTAACCCTCTTTCtttctttaaaaagtttaaattgtttttagccTGTAGTAATGCTAGTTTAAGAAATACAGGCATCTTCATATGCCAAACAAGAGTGAGAAGAAAAACATCAAGGTATGCTACAGACATTTACTAAAGTTAAAATGTCAAATTGTCTAACAAATAGGTTTTGTTGTTTATCTGGAGAAATATAACCGTAGGTTACTACTGGCTCTCTTGCCTATTTTGAGACATGTGAGACATGAGGACATTTTGAGCAGACGTCTGGATTAATTCCACAAAACTTATTTGACAAACATAAAACTGGGTTCTTTCCTCtcaacacatacatgtatacctatttACTGTACTTACATATTGTTCATctattttatgtattatattactttGAGTGCCCTTATCTTACTACTTACCTATGTAACTACTTACTTTCTTATCTACTTACCTGTTCACTTACTTAGCTACTAACCTACCTACTTAGTTACCTACCTATCTACTGACCTACCTTCCTATGTACCTTTTTGCATACCTACTTACTGACCTACGTACAAACCTACCCACTAACCGACTGACCAACTCACTTATTTACCTACCTAACTACCTACTTATGTTGTTAACTAAAATATTCCCTCTAATGGTCATGACAAGAGACTTTCTTTCAATTACACTGTTTTTAGATTTTCATATTTGAACTGACTTACATTTACAATATACAGTGTTTGTATTAGACTTGAATGCTGCAACCATAACTTGTATCATAACTTTCTATTAAATAACTCTATTGTAAGTTTTTAAGGTAATCCAGGCAGTGCAGAGTTATATTTGAGTATAAATTACACCCAACTAGTACAAGAGCAGAAATATTATTATCACAATCTAATAAAGGAGTGAGAATAACATAAATTGGGCTGCAATATACGTTAGGAATAGCTGATAAACACAGTCACAATATGTCCAATAAAACAGGGTACAAACTTGGCATGTTTAGACTAACAATTATTTGTCAATTATAagtataaaatgtttttgctagaGTACAAACTTTGTAAACTTGTAGGGTACAAATAAAAGAAgagttagtagttagtagtaaagcaacacaaaaacaaacacaagTTGCAGGTACTGTATAAGTTCTAGAACTTACGAAAAGCATATTTACTAAAAGCAGCAACTTTATCTCTTTTATGAAAACACTTACACTAATTGAGATTAAATACTGTTGTGTAAGTGTAATCCAAGTTATGTGTTTTATAAATCTATGATTAGGTTAAGAGATATGCAGTTGCTTTCACATAACATGCAAGCACTAGTACTCACTAAAAACCTCTGCATATAAACTCCATGTTTAAACACATGCctattcaaatatttatataacaaacactgtatgtacatgtatatatgtacttacaagATCTCTTCTGCTGTAATATAACTTTATGATGTGTGAAAGTGGGGCTTGAATCGTTTTCCAACTTGATGAAATAGGAGAACTATATTTCAGTGGTGAAAGCTGCCGGCAACACTATATGAATTTGTATATTAAAACCGTGTATAAAAATGCCAGATAATAAATTATCAATCTTTTATACCTTTCTTGTTCAGCTGAACGTTGAGTTCGAGTTCATTGGACAATCATTTAGCTCAGGTCACGGTCTGTTTGTTAACATTGATAAAGCTCAACTCAATAAGTTGAGTTATTGACCTTTTTACAATGGTAGCGTGAAACAGAAGACAATTCTTCAGTAATGTGATTGTGCTGTTTTAATAATGCAAAATCTTTAGTAATGTACAATTTGTGGGAATGTATCGATTTTAGTAATCTACACTTTTTAATAATGTATAATTTCTCAGTAATGTAGTCATGTAGTTTCTAGTAATGTACAGTTTTAGTAATGTACAGTTTGAGTAATATACAGCCTCTGATAATTCACAGTTTTTAGTAATGTAAAATTTTTAGTGATACAAAGTATTTAGTAATGTACAATTGTTAGTAATGTACAGTTTTTAGTAATGTATGGTTGGTTGGAATGTTTCAGTAAAGTAGTAGCACACTGTTTTTAAAGATACAGTTCTGACTTGTTTATCAAActataatttaaatatgctaAAAAGGTGGTCATCAACTATTAGCAGTAGACCAAGATCAGGTGAGCATTCTCACTTTTTACTTATTAATTATCACTCATGTTGACTTCATACATTACTaagataataaaattattagtttttttgACACTCAGTAAACGTATCAATACaagatttaattaaaaaatgtttcaaactaataaAACCCTAAAACTTCAGAACAAAAACTAAGCTAGAGACAAATCTGCTAATATGTCAAACATTGCCAGGCTTTGTGTCTCCGCTTTTTCAGTCAAATTCTACATACTTCATTGTTCTTTGCTCTgagttaatataataatagttatcgtaaaacctttatttgaatgccatggcggtCTACAGTagtgctttattagaggtgacgctaaaataaagggtggcgttctatttttcaaactcgtcagaattttgggaaaacATGTTTAACTCTTTCAAAGGCGAAATGAATGTTGCTGATATTTTGCACGCAGCTTCGGATAAagtgacattaacccttttgaatgcaagaaatgtgctaacttacctctaataACTTGTCAtagatttataaataaatatgcacggggaagctgatacatgtctctactagttgatatctattgcttgcaattaacctacaacGATCTTATAGTCTGCGTTggaatttgttggagctttcaagctttttatttcattctacgCTTGAAGGCATGTTATCATTTTGTAACTatatttaagattaaaatctgGGCACAAAAGTattgcataaatatataaaaatattgcataaaagctcattgcactcattgatatgtttgctaccgtttgcaaccaaaactggctttttatgtgcaatagaagaggcgttacgagcatcgatccattgtaagccaagtTCAGATTattgcaatgatgctatcaaataatatgctataaatcggCAAGTTAataagttatataaaaataatctattaaacgcttcaaatatatatttaagaacagctgacataaacaaaccatatttataatacattcagaaacaaaaattaacacttttaaaacaaaaatatcagCATCATATGCTTGGCGGTTCCGTTTTGATTGTTGTATTTATTTGGAAcaatttcatattcttctggctaTTCAACTCCTTCCAGTCTCTTCTGATCTCAACTCATCTTCTGAACAGCTAAGCTAGTCGATAtcagcgtccaaacaattttttagctgaGCAAAATCTTAATGTGACGCAATCTAAAATATACACTTCTTGCgtaaataaagagaaaccgcATGTAATCAGAATAGTCtcgaaattttagcctcaaattaAGTAGTAGCACAGATTCCATAGTTAGTGCGCAAACTTTTTTCACATATATCTACGTAATCAgactgtgttaaacaaggaactactattagcctgatactgTTACTAAGTATTTTTATGGTCTTGCttataaattattaacaaaaaaacCTTAACGACTCGAagttggaaaacggacttcgataggaacagaaacaacaaattaattaattgttattgatgtactcgaatcattattagtactgttttatggacacttttctactgatcgctTGTTATTATGGGTGCGTAAAGATCaaaaatgtcaaatagtggCAGTCATATAGAAGaggcagtcaaatagaagtggcgttcaaatagaagtggcgtacaattaaagggtggtgctctatttttcaatccttttcTCAGAGcggcgctcaaatagaagtggcgttcaaataaaggtgacattcaaacaaaggttttacagGAGCTTGATATTTATAAAATGTGTATTCTGTTTCTGTAATGGACTATTTGGTAAACGGTCAACCTGTCTGGGTATTTAACGTTTAGACAAGCCCAGCACACTTTCATGTTTGAAAGTGCTTGTTTGGTAATGTCTGCCTTTGTGTCGCATAAAAGAAGGCTTAGGTTATTGAGTCAATAGGTTGATGTATTCGTCCACTTAATCTTCTGGGAACAATCCACATGTCTGAAATTATTGCTTATTCATTTGTCATTGTGTCTCCTGTAACAGATGGATGACAGTTTGATGTTCTAGAGGAAAAAATGTTTCTTCAAAAGCTCATATGCCTAATCATAGACTTCTCCAGAAAGCCTGAGTACCTAGCTGTTCTTgtctttaatatttattttctttaaaaccaAGTTATGCATTTATACAGTCATAAGGGTTCAGACAAACGTATAGCACATGTATAATAGGCGACACTTGAAAGTTGTCCTTCCGGATTTACTCAAATGTAAAGCTCTAAACAATAGTCTTTAATGGCTAGTAAGCAAGAGAAACTAGCTGTGAGAGAATTAGGcagataaaaacaaataatcatTGACATCACCGATATTTTCATATGCTCTTGTTTTGCTTTTTGATGGCTACCTTCCATAGTTACGAAACCAAATGTCCCAACTAGCCTACTATTCACCAATGGGCTAGTCACTAGTAGGCTAGTCGCTAGTAAGCTAGTCGCTAATAGGCTAGTCGCTAATAGGCTAGTCGCTAGCAGGCTAGTCGCTAGTAGGCTAGTCGCTGGTAGGCTAGTCGCTAGTGTACAAATAGCGTGTACATTTACAACCATTTCACAATTTCATCAGTCAaagctgtaaaaatattttctgcatCATTTTTAACAAAGAATTGAATACTATGCCAGGATAAATTGCAGAGCTTGCACATTTCGAGTATGTTTTTAAAATGCTTGTAacacatttttaaaatgaatgGCAATGGATGGTATGATGTCATAAGAGACTTCAGTTACAGGCGATCATGTCAAAAAAGCTCCTGCATCTTTGCTCTGATTGGCTTAAAAAtgctatataattatagtttaaGATCAGGTTTGCGTCAGGAAATGGAATGGAAAAACAGGAAATGctaaatactattaaataaaatttcaaaacaagAACACAACAGAACTCTTGTGTATGTGAGTTGAAAATATGATTATCCCTGACTTTATTTTATACTACAACACAATACCCTTCAAACACTAGTCAAATGTTATACAACTGAAACATTCTTTCAATGTGTATTTAAATAGCGGAACATGTCAAATATCACGACACATCTGTCATTATTGCTGTTGGACTTCTACTGCATCTTAAACATACAGTAGACAGATAACATCACATAGTCAAAAGTTACTATATAAAGACTGGTattcaaaaattattattattaattattataattcttattaataataataagaaattaTAATATTGATAAGCAAGTTTGCGAccaaaagtaaaagaaaattattgAGCAAAATGACATCTTCATTACATTACAGAGACCTGCATAGAGCTAGATAGCaccaaaaataaaatcatactTTTGCTGACAGTGTTATAACATATTTAGTGAGAATGTTGACATTGTTATAACATATTTAGTGAGAATGTTGACAGTGTTATAACATATTTAGTGAGAATGTTGACAGTGTTATAACATATTTAGTGAGAATGTTGACATTGTTATAACATATTTAGTGAGAATGTTGACAGGGTTATAACCTATTTAGTGAGAATGCTGACAGTGTTATAACATATTTAGTGAGAGTGTTGACAGTGTTATAACATATTTAGTGAGAATGTTGACAGTGTTATAACATATTTAGTGAGAATGTTGACAGTGTTATAACATATTTAGTGAGAATGTTGACAGTGTTATAACATATTTAGTGAGAATGTTGACAGTGCTATAACATATTTAGTGAGAATGTTGACAGTGTTATAGCATATTTAGTGAGAATGCTGACAGGGTTATAACATATTTAGTGAGAATGTTGACAGTGTTATAACATATTTAGGGAGAATGCTGACAGTGTTATAACATGTTTAGTGAGAATGCTGACAGTCTTATAACATGTTTAGTGAGAATGCTGACAAggttataacatatttaatgAGAATTCTGACAGTGTTTTAACATATTTAGTGAGAATGCTGACAGTGTTACAGCACATCTAGTGAGAAACGCATGAAGTAAATGGATATGTACAGTATTACTGCAGCATAAATTATTGACAGCCTTCGTCTATCCTTAGAATGACAGGATTTCGCTATTAGTTGTGGTGTTGGTAATGTTGAGCTGGGGGTATGTAAACTTGTCGAGATGGAATAAAGCTGAACCCCACGTCATAGTTGCCAGTGTGGCTACACAGATTCCAATGATGTTCAAGGCAAAGCCAGCCTTGGCCTGAAATGCAAAATTCATTATCAATACACATATTACCGTTGCATTACTTCTGTAATACCATTGTGTTACAACTGCAATATCATTGCATTATTTCTACATGACCATTGCATTATTTCTACATGACCATTGCATTATTGCTACATGACCATTGCAATATTGCTACATGACCATTGCAT
The genomic region above belongs to Watersipora subatra chromosome 1, tzWatSuba1.1, whole genome shotgun sequence and contains:
- the LOC137387566 gene encoding uncharacterized protein, giving the protein MHSSISHIPLSHPFLHLTHSSISSIPSSHPFIHLTHPFISPIPPSHPFLHLTHSSIAPIPSSHPILHLTHSSISSIPPSHPFLHLTHSSISPIPLSHPFFLLCHPSISPIPPSHPFLHLTHPSISPILPSLPSLHLNHSFISPNPPSHLFLHLTHPSISPILPSLPSLHLTHSSISPISPSHPFLHLTHSSISPIPPSHPFLHLTHPSISPILPSLPSLHLTHSSISPIPPSHPFLHLTHSSISPIPPSHPSLYVTHRSISPIPPSHPFLHLTHSSISPIPPSHPFLYLTYFSISPIPLSHPFLHLTRSFISPIPPSHLFLYLTYSSISPIPPSHPFLHLTHSSISSIPPSPPFLHLTHSFISSIPPSLPSLHILVPRVTLVLSAMWY
- the LOC137387581 gene encoding uncharacterized protein — its product is MWLQVWAGVCACVDVYKCACVCVDVYKCACECVDVYKCACEFVDVYKCACGCVDVYKCACECVDVYKCACECVDVYKCACECVNVYECACKCVDVYKCACGCVDVYKCACECVDVYKCACECVDVYKCACECVDVYECACECVDVYECACECVDVYKCACGCVDVYECACECVDVYKCACECVNVYKCACEFVNVYKCACECVDVYKCACEFVDVYECACECVDVYECACECVDVYECACEFVDVYKCACECVDVYECACEHAEHVEHVEG